In the genome of Planctomyces sp. SH-PL62, the window CCCGAACCCCGGCGTGGTCGCTCGAAAGGCCGCTCGCCGCGACGGAGCCGTACTTGCCCTTCACCGCATTCGTGATCGTCTCGGACATCGGATCATCCTCCCTAGAATCGTTCATGCGGACATCGGACGTCCGTCCAGCCGCCGCCGGACCTCGCCCAGCACCCACGCCATGAGCCTCCCGATCTCGTCCCGGCTCTCGTCGTAGCGGGCGGCCTCCTCGGGCGTGTCGTCGTATCGCTTCGGGTCGGCGAACGGCAGGGAGAGCCGCAGGGTCGCGCCGGGGACCGTCGGACAGCCGGCGTCGGCCTCGTCGCAGACCATCAGGGCGGCGAAGCCGGATCGGGGATTGCTCGGGTCGTCGTACCGCTTGGAGAACTCGACGACCTCCATCGGCGGCCCTCCGGCCGAGCCCCATCGGACGCGATAGACGGGGTTGGCGACCCCCGGCTCGCCCCTCGCGGCCTCCTCGCCGGTCGTCTCGACCTCGACGCCGATCCGCCGCAGGGCGGCGATCGTGCGGGGGTTGAAGGCTGTGGGGCCGGTCCCCCCGCTGTGGAAGCGGACCTCGGGCAGGCCGAAGTAGGCGGCGGCGCAGTTGCCGAGGATCGAGCCGAGCATGCTCCGCCGACTGTTCCCCGTGCAGACCACGACGACGCCGAGCGGTCGTCCTTCCTCGAAGTTCTCGATGATCCATCCGGCCAGTGCACGCCCCGCCGTGCGGTGGGCCTCGGCGATCCGCTCGGGATCTCGCGTCAGGTCGCCGATGTGCTCGGCGAGGGCCGGCGGCAGGGGACGACGGAACGAAGTCGTTGGAATCGGGGCGGCTGGATCGTTCATGGTTTCGCTCCTCGGCCTGCGTCGGCGAATGACCTCGGGACCACGCCCATTGAATTCGCTTCGGCGAATATATAGGGGCAAAAAAAGATTCGGCTAGGAGCGGCCGCAGCAGCCCAGGAGCCCTTCGAGCCGCCTTCGATCCTCGTCGAAAATCTCGGGATCGCCCAGGCAGGAGCCGAGACAACCCAGGAGGATGCGATGCAGCCCGGAACCGGCGCGAGCCAGCCGGTAATGGACCCAGAGCCCTTCCTTGCGACCGACGACGAGGCCGTGCTTGCGGAGATAGGCCAGGTGCCGGGAGACGGTCGGCTGCGGCAGCTCCAGCGCCCCGTGCAGGTGGCAGACGCAGATCTCCTCGAGGTCCCCGGCCAGCAGATTCAGCAGCCGCAGGCGCACGGGGTCCGCGAACGCCGACAAGGTCCGGGCGGAATCGTCGAGGCCGGGAGTGCTGACTCGTGCGTTCTTCATTCGTCCAGGCGAATATAGAGCCCGCCGCCCGGAACGTCAACGGCGAGCCGTCGCAGTCGGCTCGTCCGAGCACGGCCGCGGCGGCGTCGAGATCCGTCGGCCGGCTCGCCGCGACGGGGGAGGAAGACTTTCTTTTAGGCGAACTGTTTGACCAGGCTGTAAGGCACGACCTTCACCCCACGCTCGCGGAGGCTGGAGAGCCCCTGGCGGAGCAAGGCGAGCTGCTCCCGCCATTCGGCGTCGTCGAGGGGCTCGATGCGAGAGGGGAGGTCGGAGGGCGCGGCGATCTCGCGCTCGTCGAGGAGGAAGACGAGGTCGCCGCGGGTCAGCAGGAGCGACTCGATCAGCCCCCGGGTCCGCTCGACGTGCTCGGCGCGACGGGCCTTGCCGCCGGCGCCGACCAGGGTCAGGACGCTCAGCTCCACGCCGGCGGCCTTGGCATGGGCCGCGAACGCCTTCAGGTCCTCGTCGGCCCAGCCCTTGCCGTAGAGCCGGCGCAGCTCGGGCGCGCCCGATTCCACCCCCAGGGCGATGCGGGTGAGGCGGCGGGCGTAGGCCCCGCGAAGGGTCGCGGCGTCGGCGATCGGGCGTTCGAAGTCGTCGAGGAAGGCGTGGATCTGGTCGATCCGGGGCTCGGCCGGATCGTCGTCGGCCGAGGCTGCGCCGCCCTCGGGCGCGAGCTCGCGGCCGATGACGTCGAGGTAGGCCAGCACGTCCGGGCCGGGGAGGCGGAGGACGTCCGGGCCGGCGAGGAACGCCGTCCGGGTCTGGAGCAGGCGACGGCCGAGCAGCCCGGCCACGTCGCGGACGTGGGCCTCGAACGCCTCGGGGGGGCGGACGGAGTGGGCGTGGACCGGGCCGGCGGCGAAGCGGCGGCCGTCGCGGTCGCCCACCGTCGCCTGGACGACCACGGCGTTGGGGCAATCGGGGGGCAGCAGCGGGAGCGGGCCGTAGACCTCGCGGACGCGAGCCTCGTGGGCCGCCCAGGCGGGGGCGTCCCAGGCGGCGATCCGGCCCAGGAACTCGCGAAGTTCGGCGTCGTCGATCGGCCTCGCCTTGCCGTCCGGGGGGTCGAGGCGACGGCAGCCGCCGCGGGCCAGGTCGGCGAGCAGGGTGTCGGCGACGGCCCGCACCTCCGCGTCGAGGCGGCGGGCGTCGGCCTCGTCGAGGGACCGCCGCCGCATGACCAGCCCGTCGGGCTCGCGGACGCGCTCGATCTCGTGAATGGCGCCGTCGAGCCTCTTGACGTAGTGGCGGTCGCGGGCGTAGGCCCGCTGCCATCGACCTTCGAGGTCGAAGTGGTAGATCGGCGCGTCGCCGAAATAGAGGGAGAACGCCCCTTGTTTGAAGCCCGCGAAGACCAGCGCCCGGCCTTCCCACTGGAGACCCTCGCGCCTGGTGTAGAGGGCCCCCGTCTCCAGGAGGCAGGCCGCTTCGTTCTGCTGCGGAATCATCATGCTTCGTCCCCTGAGCCCACCGGCCGCGGACGCCCGCGCCGGGACGAGGGACGTCGAGGCTCGGCCGCGGTTCCGTTCGCGGAAGCGCTCTCGCCGGAAATCTCGCGGCGATTATACTACGATCCGGCGAGGATTGGGGACGCCGAACGGCTCTCGCGAGGAAGTTCGCCCGCGTCTCCCCCCGATCCCCGCCGCCAAGGAGGATCTCGACGATGGGGCAGGACGCTCCCGAACGCGACGCGACGACGGCGTCGCCCCCCCCGAAGGACGGCCGCCGTCCCGCCTGGATCGAGCCGCTCGCGCTCGTCGCCGTCTGCCTCGCCCTCTTCCTGGCGGGCAACGCCCGGACGGGCCTGTGGGACCGCGACGAGCCCCGCAACGCGGTCGCCGTGCACGAGATGCGAGGAAGCGGCGACTGGCTCTTCCCGACCTTCAACGGCGAGCCCCGCCATCACAAGCCGATCCTCGCCTACTGGTTCATGGGGGCCGCCACGGCGATCCTGGGCGAAGGCCCGGCCGGCATGCGGCTGCACTCGGCGCTGGCGGGGACGGGGACGTGTCTGCTCGTCTGGATGCTCGGCCGTCGCATCCTGGGCGCCCGCGCCGGGTTCCTGGCGGCGCTGATGCTGGCCGTCTCGCCGATCATGGTCGCCGAATCGAAGCTGGCGACGACCGACGCCCTGCTGACCTTCTGGCTGACGGCCTGCCAGCTCTGCCTCTGGGAGCTGGCCCGTCGCGGCTCGCGGCGGATCGCGCTGACGTTCTGGGTCTTGCTCGCGCTGGCGATGCTCACGAAGGGGCCGGTCGGCCCGGCCCTGCTCGCGGTCACGGCCGCGTTCGCCTGGTGGTGGGGCTGCCCGGTCGTCGAGGTCTGGAGGCGGTTGGAGTGGCGGCGCGGGCTGCTCGCCTTCGCCCTCCTGAGCGGCCCGTGGTACGTCCTGATGCTGGTCGCCACCCGCGGCGATTTCGTCGAGGTGGCCGTCAAGCAGCAGTTCCTCCAGCGGCTCGCGACCGGGATGGAGGAGCACGGGGCGATCCCCGGCTATTACGGCCTGATGTCGACGGCCCTGTTCTTCCCCTGGTCGTGCCTGGTGCCGATGGGGCTGCTCGCGGCCTGGCGGCGGCGGAAGGTCGATCCCAACCTGGCCTACCTCGTGGCCTGGATCGTCGGGCCGATGATCCTCCTGGAGTGCGTCCAGACGAAGCTGATCCATTACTATCTCCCGGCCTATCCCGCCTGCGCGCTGCTGGCCGCGTGGGTGGTCAAGGGGGTGGACCGCCAGGCGGTGACGCTGCGGCGATGGCCCCTGGGAAGGCTGGCGCAGGGGATGATCGCGGGGATCGGCGTGACGGCCGGGGTGGGGATGGCGGCGGCCTCCGCAATCGCCCCGGCGGGGCTCGGCCTGCCGCTGGTCGCCTGCGGCCTGGTCGTCGGCCTGGGGACGGCCGCGAGCCTGCTGCAACTCCACCGCGGGGAGACCTGGCGGGGGGCCTACGGGCTGGCCGCGACCGTGGGCCTGATGATGCTCCTGGTCTCCGGCTGGCTGATCCCCCGCGCCGAGCCGCTGCGGGTCTCGCGGATCGTCGGCGAGCGGCTGGCGGCGCTCAAGGCGGAGACCGGGCTCGACCCGTTGCTCATGCAGTATCAGGAACCGGGCGTCGTCTACGCGTACGGCCGGCCGATCGCCCTGACTCGCGAGGCGTCCACGTTGCGGGAGCGGCTGGATCGCCAGGAGGCCATGATCACGGCCGTCACGCCCGAGGAGGTCGTCGAGTTCGAGAAGAAGTTCGGCGTCGAGTTCACGAGAATCGAGGACGTGGCCGGCTTCAACGCGGCCAAGGGGAAGGCGTACCGGCTCCATCTGGCCGTCGTCCGCAAGGCGAAGGCCCCGGAGTCAACGGCCACGGGGGCGGTCGGCGAGCAGCCGCTCGTAAAGTGAGCGGAGCTGCGTCGTCATCGTCTCGTGCCGGAACTGGTCGGCGAACCGCCGTCGGCCTTCCCGGCCGAGGGCCTCGCGGAGCGCCGGGTCGGCGGCGAGCCGGATCACGGCGGCGGCCAGGCCCTCCAGGTCGCGAGGCGGCAGCAGGACGCCGGTCTCGGGCGTGACGACCTCGCGGGCCCCGTCGACGTCGTAGCTGATCGCGGGCCGACCGACCAGGAGCGACTGCGGCAGCACCCGCGCCAGCCCTTCGCGGAGGCTCGGGTGGATGACCGCGTCCGAGGCCGAGAGCAGCTCCGGGATCCGGTCGGGGGGGACCAGGCCGGTGAGGAGGAAGGCGTCGCGGATCCCTCTCGACTCCAGGTCGGCGATGAGGCGGTCGCGGAGGATGCCGTCGCCGATCCAGACGAAGCGGACGTTCGGGTTCGCGCGGAGGATCGCCGGGGCGACGGCGATCAGGTCGTCGTGCCCCTTCAGCTCGAACAGCCGGGCGACGGTCGCGAAGGCGACGTGCTCCGGGGCCAGCCCAAGCTCGCGCCGGACCTCGTCGCGGGGGCGCGGCGGGTTCAGGAAGGCGTCGGCGTCCATGCCGCTGTAGACGGTCGAGAACTGTTCGGGACGGCCCACGCCCGCCGCCAGCGCCTGCCGGGTCATGGAGTCGCACACGCTGACGATCGCGTGGCACCGCCGCGCCGCCCACCGCTCCAGCGCGATGTAGAGCCGGTTCCGCGCCGCCGACTCGAACGGCCCGAACGGCAGCCCGTGGATCGTGTGGACGACCGCCGGAACCCCCTCCTTCCAGGCCGCCGCCCGGCCGACGATCCCCGCCTTCGAGCTGTGGGTGTGGACGACGTCCGGCCTGAGCCGACGGAACGACCGCCGCAGCTCGCGATACGCCTTCCAGTCGGTCGCGGGGTTCACGGCGCGGATCAGGTTGGGCGTCAGCTCGACCTTAAGCCCCCGCTCCTCCGCACGCCGAAAGAGGTCGCCCTCCGGGCCTTCCGCCGGGCCGGTGATGAGCGTCACGTCGTCGCCGTATCGATGGTGGAGCCCCTCGACGGTGAGCAGCGTGTTCTCCTGGGCGCCGCCGAGGATCAGCCGGGTGATGACGTGGACGATCTTCATGGGCGCGAGGCCTTCTCCGGCGGGCGGTCGTAATTGACGTGGTGCAGAAACAGCCCGCGCGCGGGGGCCGTGGGCCCGGCCTCGACGCGGTTCTCGGCCCGCAGGACCTCTCCGACCCAGCCCTCGGGCCGTTTCCCCGTCCCGACCAGCGACAGGGTCCCGGCGATGGAGCGGACCATGTTGTAGAGGAAGCCGTCGGCCTCGACCTCGATGTGGACGAGGTCGCCGTGCCGGCTCGCGACCACGTCGTAGATCGTCCGCACCGAGCTGAGGCGGTTGGGCCAGTCGGTCTCGAAGCTGCGGAAGTCGTGCCGGCCCAGCAGCGCCGAGGCGGCCCGGTTCATGGCGTCGACGTCGAGCCGGTGGAAGATGTGCCAGGCGTACCGCAGCTCGAACGGGCTGGCGTACTGGCCGTTGTCGATCCGATAGCGGTAGCGCTTGGAACGGGCGTCGAGCGTCGCGTGGAAGGCCTGCGGGACCTCGGCCGCCGCCAGCACCCGGACGTCCGGCGGCAGGATCGCGTTGAGTGCCTTCAGGAAGACGTCCGGCCTGTGCCGCGCCGCGGTCAGGAAGTGGACGACCTGGCCCAGCGCGTGGACCCCGGCGTCGGTGCGACCGCTGGCGTTGGTGTTCGGCCGCTTCCCGCCGTTGAGCCGCTCGATCGCCTCGTCCAGAACCGACTGCACGGTCCGCAGCTCGGGCTGGCGCTGCCATCCGTGGAAGTCCGTGCCGTCGTAGGAAATCGTGAGCTTGATGTTGCGCATCGG includes:
- the truA gene encoding tRNA pseudouridine(38-40) synthase TruA; translated protein: MRNIKLTISYDGTDFHGWQRQPELRTVQSVLDEAIERLNGGKRPNTNASGRTDAGVHALGQVVHFLTAARHRPDVFLKALNAILPPDVRVLAAAEVPQAFHATLDARSKRYRYRIDNGQYASPFELRYAWHIFHRLDVDAMNRAASALLGRHDFRSFETDWPNRLSSVRTIYDVVASRHGDLVHIEVEADGFLYNMVRSIAGTLSLVGTGKRPEGWVGEVLRAENRVEAGPTAPARGLFLHHVNYDRPPEKASRP
- a CDS encoding ArsR/SmtB family transcription factor, with translation MKNARVSTPGLDDSARTLSAFADPVRLRLLNLLAGDLEEICVCHLHGALELPQPTVSRHLAYLRKHGLVVGRKEGLWVHYRLARAGSGLHRILLGCLGSCLGDPEIFDEDRRRLEGLLGCCGRS
- a CDS encoding ArnT family glycosyltransferase → MGQDAPERDATTASPPPKDGRRPAWIEPLALVAVCLALFLAGNARTGLWDRDEPRNAVAVHEMRGSGDWLFPTFNGEPRHHKPILAYWFMGAATAILGEGPAGMRLHSALAGTGTCLLVWMLGRRILGARAGFLAALMLAVSPIMVAESKLATTDALLTFWLTACQLCLWELARRGSRRIALTFWVLLALAMLTKGPVGPALLAVTAAFAWWWGCPVVEVWRRLEWRRGLLAFALLSGPWYVLMLVATRGDFVEVAVKQQFLQRLATGMEEHGAIPGYYGLMSTALFFPWSCLVPMGLLAAWRRRKVDPNLAYLVAWIVGPMILLECVQTKLIHYYLPAYPACALLAAWVVKGVDRQAVTLRRWPLGRLAQGMIAGIGVTAGVGMAAASAIAPAGLGLPLVACGLVVGLGTAASLLQLHRGETWRGAYGLAATVGLMMLLVSGWLIPRAEPLRVSRIVGERLAALKAETGLDPLLMQYQEPGVVYAYGRPIALTREASTLRERLDRQEAMITAVTPEEVVEFEKKFGVEFTRIEDVAGFNAAKGKAYRLHLAVVRKAKAPESTATGAVGEQPLVK
- a CDS encoding glycosyltransferase family 4 protein; this encodes MKIVHVITRLILGGAQENTLLTVEGLHHRYGDDVTLITGPAEGPEGDLFRRAEERGLKVELTPNLIRAVNPATDWKAYRELRRSFRRLRPDVVHTHSSKAGIVGRAAAWKEGVPAVVHTIHGLPFGPFESAARNRLYIALERWAARRCHAIVSVCDSMTRQALAAGVGRPEQFSTVYSGMDADAFLNPPRPRDEVRRELGLAPEHVAFATVARLFELKGHDDLIAVAPAILRANPNVRFVWIGDGILRDRLIADLESRGIRDAFLLTGLVPPDRIPELLSASDAVIHPSLREGLARVLPQSLLVGRPAISYDVDGAREVVTPETGVLLPPRDLEGLAAAVIRLAADPALREALGREGRRRFADQFRHETMTTQLRSLYERLLADRPRGR